In Macadamia integrifolia cultivar HAES 741 chromosome 5, SCU_Mint_v3, whole genome shotgun sequence, a single window of DNA contains:
- the LOC122078509 gene encoding uncharacterized N-acetyltransferase p20-like: MKMNSSKISLRPFELSDVDDFMLMVGDDRAMRFTRWNTFTSKEDALMQLKNVCMVHPWCRSICLDDRSVGLISVRPASGDDRCRAEIGYGLAVDYWGQGITTIAVKMALPIVFKEMPYLLRIQALVDPENKASQRVLEKVGFIKEGLLRNYTFHKGVIRDVIFYGFLSTDSILD; the protein is encoded by the coding sequence ATGAAGATGAATTCATCGAAGATCTCTCTCCGGCCATTTGAACTTTCCGACGTCGACGACTTCATGTTGATGGTCGGTGATGATCGGGCGATGCGGTTTACTAGATGGAACACCTTCACCTCCAAGGAAGATGCTTTGATGCAGCTCAAAAATGTTTGCATGGTCCATCCTTGGTGTAGATCTATTTGCTTGGATGATCGATCGGTTGGACTTATTTCAGTCCGGCCGGCATCCGGAGATGACCGATGTAGGGCAGAGATTGGTTATGGTTTGGCAGTTGATTACTGGGGTCAAGGGATTACAACCATAGCTGTGAAGATGGCTCTCCCAATTGTGTTCAAAGAAATGCCATATTTGTTGAGGATACAAGCTTTGGTTGATCCAGAAAACAAGGCCTCCCAAAGGGTCTTAGAGAAAGTTGGGTTCATAAAAGAGGGTCTTTTAAGGAATTATACCTTCCACAAAGGGGTGATAAGAGATGTGATTTTCTATGGTTTCTTATCTACAGATTCCATATTAGACtga